The following coding sequences lie in one Phaenicophaeus curvirostris isolate KB17595 chromosome 5, BPBGC_Pcur_1.0, whole genome shotgun sequence genomic window:
- the LOC138721640 gene encoding leucine-rich repeat protein 1-like, whose product MRLRCEAEVVRRQQQPPGPRGRSARALLSLGRPRGSAGACLLLCTARDRAGARYGLRDNVERFFTRFVDEGKATVRLREPPVDLCLSKANASSLKAFLSAVRLAHQGTNIETLPLSALVPAKTSEVEKPKTKMIITSRRDYPLTKNFPYSLEHLQASYCKLARIDTRVLCLKKLRKLDLSHNHIKQLPATIGDLTCLQELILRDNHLESFSGALCNSTLQKSLQFLDKRKKKTADPALKQLPLLHLGLKSRPGKARGGWELVTYHVPGMGTALFTPSLAGKPT is encoded by the exons ATGCGGCTGCGGTGCGAGGCCGAGGTGGTtcggcggcagcagcagccgccggggccgcggggccgcTCCGCCCGCGCTCTGCTGTCGCTGGGCCGCCCCCGCGGCTCCGCCGGGGCCTGTTTGCTGCTCTGCACGGCGCGGGACCGGGCCGGGGCGCGCTACGGGCTGCGCGACAACGTGGAGAGGTTCTTCACCCGCTTCGTGGACGAGGGCAAGGCCACCGTGCGCCTGCGGGAGCCGCCCGTGGACCTCTGCCTCAGCAAG GCAAATGCCAGCAGTTTGAAGGCTTTCCTTTCAGCTGTGAGACTGGCTCACCAAGGCACCAACATCGAAACTCTCCCACTCTCGGCTTTGGTACCGGCAAAGACCTCAGAAGTTGAAAAACCCAAGACAAAAATGATCATAACTTCCAGAAGGGACTATCCTCTCACCAAAAACTTCCCCTATTCCCTGGAACACCTCCAAGCCTCGTACTGCAAGCTCGCTCGGATCGACACGCGTGTGCTTTGTTTGAAGAAGCTCCGAAAACTAGACCTGAGTCATAACCACATAAAGCAGCTGCCGGCTACCATTGGCGACCTGACCTGTCTTCAGGAGCTGATTTTGCGTGACAATCACCTGGAGTCTTTCAGCGGGGCTTTGTGCAACTCCACCCTCCAGAAATCCCTTCAGTTCttggacaaaagaaaaaagaaaacagctgatCCAGCCCTCAAGCAGTTACCACTTCTCCACCTGGGGCTCAAGTCCAGGCCAGGCAAAGCTAGAGGAGGATGGGAACTGGTAACCTACCATGtccctgggatggggactgCATTATTTACCCCGTCCTTAGCTGGCAAACCCACGTAG
- the LOC138721377 gene encoding inositol 1,4,5-trisphosphate receptor-interacting protein-like 1 produces the protein MAATSFLVRVFLTLIQKLPLAGDELDEATREHMAQRAQFLEKEMARLWQEIAQRSLEPKTQKQWDVAWGALLCTALQQWHLWVIAGGLVLLLGLCWCLRKRSRAADSSSTEERAGCNMLKVKEKEESEGEEEVEEEEEVEEEGSGEEGSDEERDRVGIFERRSCRPVQYVTYSRLMVEHLVDELLSVIKKQLCESFYPVLQQAISVGTSFEGWFPCDDDAVHQLLLPLKAPRGHTFNLELGTAREMPAGDPRIRVELECTCTGQQMEEKMTCFLHHSQKDITKNQDPSLLHTLCTGCYLDVHKTAHWFQNLTTSAWRDVPRLRPYNMKMLPSSRSCRLKLTSASGRTFFIELIFGVRHGDSDIFLSSQAPDDTSAPSTTWPVTYAAAEAKFFEYVARHIPAGRVHLKCLHYCAHGLKGTSFSIYAFKTAVMHLLTTIPLSDWHINYLLLRLRDLMQYVLCCLKEKCLKHFFLGNENVPEEIRLPPSFRKAEPLNLFQPLTQDPAAYAEALRDFQQLQYQLVRLVGGDIERGLRAKSLSVGLIVDRR, from the exons ATGGCTGCCACTTCATTCCTCGTCCGTGTGTTCCTAACCCTCATCCAGAAgctgcccctggctggggatGAGCTGGATGAGGCCACGCGTGAGCACATGGCACAGCGTGCCCAGtttctggagaaggagatggctCGGCTATGGCAGGAGATAGCGCAGAGGTCCCTGGAGCCGAAGACACAGAAGCAGTGGGACGTTGCCTGGGGAGCACTACTTTGTACTGCCTTGCAGCAGTGGCACCTCTGGGTGATTGCTGGAGGcctggtcctgctcttgggCCTCTGCTGGTGCTTGAGGAAAAGGAGCCGTGCggcagacagcagcagcactgaggaaaGGGCTGGCTGCAACATGTTGAaggtgaaggagaaggaagaaagtgaagGGGAAG aggaggtggaggaggaagaggaggtggaggaggaaggaagtgGAGAAGAAGGTTCTGATGAAGAGAGGGATCGGGTCGGGATTTTTGAAAGGCGCTCTTGCAGGCCAGTGCAGTATGTGACGTACAGTCGCCTGATGGTGGAGCATCTGGTGGATGAACTCCTCTCGGTCATCAAAAAGCAGTTGTGCGAGAGTTTCTACCCTGTGCTGCAACAAGCCATCAGTGTGGGCACTTCCTTCGAAGGCTGGTTTCCCTGTGATGATGATGCTgtccaccagctgctcctgcccctgaaGGCACCTCGCGGCCACACCTTCAACCTGGAGCTTGGCACCGCAAGGGAGATGCCAGCAGGAGACCCCCGCATCCGCGTGGAGCTGGAGTGCACCTGCACAGGGCagcagatggaggagaagatgaCCTGCTTCCTCCACCATTCTCAGAAGGACATCACAAAAAATCAGGACCCCAGCCTCCTACACACCCTCTGCACAGGCTGCTACCTAGATGTGCACAAAACTGCCCACTGGTTCCAGAACCTCACGACGTCAGCCTGGAGGGATGTGCCTCGGTTGCGTCCCTACAACATGAAGATGCTGCCCTCCAGCCGGTCCTGCAGGCTGAAGCTGACAAGTGCCTCTGGAAGAACCTTCTTCATTGAATTGATCTTTGGCGTGCGGCACGGAGACTCGGACATCTTCCTAAGTAGCCAGGCTCCAGACGACACCTCCGCCCCAAGCACTACGTGGCCAGTGACCTACGCTGCGGCCGAGGCGAAGTTCTTCGAGTACGTGGCCAGGCACATCCCAGCCGGCCGTGTCCACCTCAAATGCCTTCACTACTGTGCCCACGGCCTGAAGGGCACAAGCTTTTCCATCTATGCCTTCAAGACAGCTGTCATGCACCTCCTGACCACAATCCCCCTCTCAGATTGGCACATCAACTATTTGCTACTGCGGCTGCGAGACCTCATGCAATATGTGCtctgctgcctgaaggagaagtGCCTCAAACACTTCTTCCTTGGCAATGAGAACGTGCCCGAGGAGATAAGGTTGCCGCCATCCTTCAGAAAGGCCGAGCCACTCAATCTCTTCCAACCCCTCACACAGGATCCAGCGGCCTATGCCGAGGCGTTGCGTGATTTCCAACAGCTGCAATATCAACTCGTAAGGCTGGTGGGAGGGGACATTGAAAGAGGTCTCCGTGCAAAGAGCCTGAGTGTTGGTCTCATAGTTGACAGGAGGTGA
- the LOC138721378 gene encoding inositol 1,4,5-trisphosphate receptor-interacting protein-like 1 has product LIQKLPLAGDELDEATREHMAQRAQFLEKEMARLWQEIAQRSLVPKTQEQWDVAWGALLCTALQQWHLWVIAGGLVLLLGLCWCLRKRSRAADSSSTEERAGCNMLKVKEKEESEGEEEVEEEEEVEEEGSGEEGSDEERDWVEIFERRSCRPVQYVTYSRLMVEHLVDELLSVIKKQLYESFYPVLQQAISVGTSFEGWFPCDDDAVHQLLLPLKAPRGHTFNLELGTAREMPAGDPRIRVELECTCTGQQMEEKMTCFLHHSQKDITKNQDPSLLHTLCTGCYLDVHKTAHWFQNLTTSAWRDVPRLRPYNMKMLPSSRSCRLKLTSASGRTFFIELIFGVRHGDSDIFLSSQAPDDTSAPSTTWPVTYAAAEAKFFEYVARHIPAGRVHLRCLHYCAHGLKGTSFSIYAFKTAVMHLLTTIPLSDWHINYLLLRLQDLMQYVLCCLKEKCLKHFFLGNENVPEEIRLPPSFRKAEPLNLFQPLTQDPAAYAEALRDFQQLQYQLVRLVGGDIERGLRAKSLSVGLIVDRR; this is encoded by the exons CTCATCCAGAAgctgcccctggctggggatGAGCTGGATGAGGCCACGCGTGAGCACATGGCACAGCGTGCCCAGtttctggagaaggagatggctCGGCTATGGCAGGAGATAGCGCAGAGGTCCCTGGTGCCAAAGACACAGGAGCAGTGGGACGTTGCCTGGGGAGCACTACTTTGTACTGCCTTGCAGCAGTGGCACCTCTGGGTGATTGCTGGAGGcctggtcctgctcttgggCCTCTGCTGGTGCTTGAGGAAAAGGAGCCGTGCggcagacagcagcagcactgaggaaaGGGCTGGCTGCAACATGTTGAaggtgaaggagaaggaagaaagtgaagGGGAAG aggaggtggaggaggaagaggaggtggaggaggaaggaagtgGAGAAGAAGGTTCTGATGAAGAGAGGGATTGGGTCGAGATTTTTGAAAGGCGCTCTTGCAGGCCAGTGCAGTATGTGACGTACAGTCGCCTGATGGTGGAGCATCTGGTGGATGAACTCCTCTCGGTCATCAAAAAGCAGTTGTACGAGAGTTTCTACCCTGTGCTGCAACAAGCCATCAGTGTGGGCACTTCCTTCGAAGGCTGGTTTCCCTGTGATGATGATGCTgtccaccagctgctcctgcccctgaaGGCACCTCGCGGCCACACCTTCAACCTGGAGCTTGGCACCGCAAGGGAGATGCCAGCAGGAGACCCCCGCATCCGCGTGGAGCTGGAGTGCACCTGCACAGGGCagcagatggaggagaagatgaCCTGCTTCCTCCACCATTCTCAGAAGGACATCACAAAAAATCAGGACCCCAGCCTCCTACACACCCTCTGCACAGGCTGCTACCTAGATGTGCACAAAACTGCCCACTGGTTCCAGAACCTCACGACGTCAGCCTGGAGGGATGTGCCTCGGTTGCGTCCCTACAACATGAAGATGCTGCCCTCCAGCCGGTCCTGCAGGCTGAAGCTGACAAGTGCCTCTGGAAGAACCTTCTTCATTGAATTGATCTTTGGCGTGCGGCACGGAGACTCGGACATCTTCCTAAGTAGCCAGGCTCCAGACGACACCTCCGCCCCAAGCACTACGTGGCCAGTGACCTACGCTGCGGCCGAGGCAAAGTTCTTCGAGTACGTGGCCAGGCACATCCCAGCCGGCCGTGTCCACCTCAGATGCCTTCACTACTGCGCCCACGGCCTGAAGGGCACAAGCTTTTCCATCTATGCCTTCAAGACAGCTGTCATGCACCTCCTGACCACAATCCCCCTCTCAGATTGGCACATCAACTATTTGCTACTGCGGCTGCAAGACCTCATGCAATATGTGCtctgctgcctgaaggagaagtGCCTCAAACACTTCTTCCTTGGCAATGAGAACGTGCCCGAGGAGATAAGGTTGCCGCCATCCTTCAGAAAGGCCGAGCCACTCAATCTCTTCCAACCCCTCACACAGGATCCAGCGGCCTATGCCGAGGCGTTGCGTGATTTCCAACAGCTGCAATATCAACTCGTAAGGCTGGTGGGAGGGGACATTGAAAGAGGTCTCCGTGCAAAGAGCCTGAGTGTTGGTCTCATAGTTGACAGGAGGTGA
- the LOC138721642 gene encoding leucine-rich repeat protein 1-like, protein MRLRCEAEVVRRQQQPPGPRGRSARALLSLGRPRGSAGACLLLCTARDRAGARYGLRDNVERFFTRFVDEGKATVRLREPPVDLCLSKANASSLKAFLSAVRLAHQGTNIETLPLSALVPAKTSEVEKPKTKMIITSRRDYPLTKNFPYSLEHLQASYCKLARIDTRVLCLKKLRKLDLSHNHIKQLPATIGDLTCLQELILRDNHLESFSGALCNSTLQKSLQFLDKRKKKTADPALKQLPLLHLGLKSRPGKARGGWELVTCHVPGMGTALFTPSLAGKPT, encoded by the exons ATGCGGCTGCGGTGCGAGGCCGAGGTGGTtcggcggcagcagcagccgccggggccgcggggccgcTCCGCCCGCGCTCTGCTGTCGCTGGGCCGCCCCCGCGGCTCCGCCGGGGCCTGTTTGCTGCTCTGCACGGCGCGGGACCGGGCCGGGGCGCGCTACGGGCTGCGCGACAACGTGGAGAGGTTCTTCACCCGCTTCGTGGACGAGGGCAAGGCCACCGTGCGCCTGCGGGAGCCGCCCGTGGACCTCTGCCTCAGCAAG GCAAATGCCAGCAGTTTGAAGGCTTTCCTTTCAGCTGTGAGACTGGCTCACCAAGGCACCAACATCGAAACTCTCCCACTCTCGGCTTTGGTACCGGCAAAGACCTCAGAAGTTGAAAAACCCAAGACAAAAATGATCATAACTTCCAGAAGGGACTATCCTCTCACCAAAAACTTCCCCTATTCCCTGGAACACCTCCAAGCCTCGTACTGCAAGCTCGCTCGGATCGACACGCGTGTGCTTTGTTTGAAGAAGCTCCGAAAACTAGACCTGAGTCATAACCACATAAAGCAGCTGCCGGCTACCATTGGCGACCTGACCTGTCTTCAGGAGCTGATTTTGCGTGACAATCACCTGGAGTCTTTCAGCGGGGCTTTGTGCAACTCCACCCTCCAGAAATCCCTTCAGTTCttggacaaaagaaaaaagaaaacagctgatCCAGCCCTCAAGCAGTTACCACTTCTCCACCTGGGGCTCAAGTCCAGGCCAGGCAAAGCTAGAGGAGGATGGGAACTGGTAACCTGCCATGtccctgggatggggactgCATTATTTACCCCGTCCTTAGCTGGCAAACCCACGTAG
- the LOC138721379 gene encoding inositol 1,4,5-trisphosphate receptor-interacting protein-like 1, whose product MAATSFLVRVFLTLIQHLPLAGDELDEATREHMAQRAQFLEKEMARLWQEIAQRSLEPKTQEQWDVAWGALLCTALQQWHLWVIAGGLVLLLGLCWCLRKRSRAADSSSTEERAGCNMLKVKEKEESEGEEEVEEEEEVEEEGSGEEGSDEERDWVEIFERRSCRPVQYVTYSRLMVEHLVDELLSVIKKQLCESFYPVLQQAISVGTSFEGWFPCDDHAVHQLLLPLKAPRGHTFNLELGTAREMPAGDPRIRVELECTCTGQQMEEKMTCFLHHSQKDITKNQDPSLLHTLCTGCYLDVHKTAHWFQNLTTSAWRDVPRLRPYNMKMLPSSRSCRLKLTSASGRTFFIELIFGVQHGDSDIFLSSQAPDDTSAPSTTWPVTYAAAEAKFFEYVARHIPAGRVHLKCLHYCAHGLKGTSFSIYAFKTAVMHLLTTIPLSDWHINYLLLRLRDLMQYVLCCLKEKCLKHFFLGNENVPEEIRLPPSFRKAEPLNLFQPLTQDPAAYAKALRDFQQLQYQLVRLLGGDIERGLRAKSLSVGLIVDRR is encoded by the exons ATGGCTGCCACTTCATTCCTCGTCCGTGTGTTCCTAACCCTCATCCAGCacctgcccctggctggggatGAGCTGGATGAGGCCACGCGTGAGCACATGGCACAGCGTGCCCAGtttctggagaaggagatggctCGGCTATGGCAGGAGATAGCGCAGAGGTCCCTGGAGCCGAAGACACAGGAGCAGTGGGACGTTGCCTGGGGAGCACTACTTTGTACTGCCTTGCAGCAGTGGCACCTCTGGGTGATTGCTGGAGGcctggtcctgctcttgggCCTCTGCTGGTGCTTGAGGAAAAGGAGCCGTGCggcagacagcagcagcactgaggaaaGGGCTGGCTGCAACATGTTGAaggtgaaggagaaggaagaaagtgaagGGGAAG aggaggtggaggaggaagaggaggtggaggaggaaggaagtgGAGAAGAAGGTTCTGATGAAGAGAGGGATTGGGTCGAGATTTTTGAAAGGCGCTCTTGCAGGCCAGTGCAGTATGTGACGTACAGTCGCCTGATGGTGGAGCATCTGGTGGATGAACTCCTCTCGGTCATCAAAAAGCAGTTGTGCGAGAGTTTCTACCCTGTGCTGCAACAAGCCATCAGTGTGGGCACTTCCTTCGAAGGCTGGTTTCCCTGTGATGATCATGCTgtccaccagctgctcctgcccctgaaGGCACCTCGCGGCCACACCTTCAACCTGGAGCTTGGCACCGCAAGGGAGATGCCAGCAGGAGACCCCCGCATCCGCGTGGAGCTGGAGTGCACCTGCACAGGGCagcagatggaggagaagatgaCCTGCTTCCTCCACCATTCTCAGAAGGACATCACAAAAAATCAGGACCCCAGCCTCCTACACACCCTCTGCACAGGCTGCTACCTAGATGTGCACAAAACTGCCCACTGGTTCCAGAACCTCACGACGTCAGCCTGGAGGGATGTGCCTCGGTTGCGTCCCTACAACATGAAGATGCTGCCCTCCAGCCGGTCCTGCAGGCTGAAGCTGACAAGTGCCTCTGGAAGAACCTTCTTCATTGAATTGATCTTTGGGGTGCAGCACGGAGACTCGGACATCTTCCTAAGTAGCCAGGCTCCAGACGACACCTCCGCCCCAAGCACTACGTGGCCAGTGACCTACGCTGCGGCCGAGGCAAAGTTCTTCGAGTACGTGGCCAGGCACATCCCAGCCGGCCGTGTCCACCTCAAATGCCTTCACTACTGTGCCCACGGCCTGAAGGGCACAAGCTTTTCCATCTATGCCTTCAAGACAGCTGTCATGCACCTCCTGACCACAATCCCCCTCTCAGATTGGCACATCAACTATTTGCTACTGCGGCTGCGAGACCTCATGCAATATGTGCtctgctgcctgaaggagaagtGCCTCAAACACTTCTTCCTTGGCAATGAGAACGTGCCCGAGGAGATAAGGTTGCCGCCATCCTTCAGAAAGGCCGAGCCACTCAATCTCTTCCAACCCCTCACACAGGATCCAGCGGCCTATGCCAAGGCGTTGCGTGATTTCCAACAGCTGCAATATCAACTCGTAAGGCTGCTGGGAGGGGACATTGAAAGAGGTCTCCGTGCAAAGAGCCTGAGTGTTGGTCTCATAGTTGACAGGAGGTGA